The Molothrus ater isolate BHLD 08-10-18 breed brown headed cowbird chromosome 1, BPBGC_Mater_1.1, whole genome shotgun sequence genome includes a window with the following:
- the ARF1 gene encoding ADP-ribosylation factor 1, translated as MGNIFANLFKGLFGKKEMRILMVGLDAAGKTTILYKLKLGEIVTTIPTIGFNVETVEYKNISFTVWDVGGQDKIRPLWRHYFQNTQGLIFVVDSNDRERVNEAREELMRMLAEDELRDAVLLVFANKQDLPNAMNAAEITDKLGLHSLRHRNWYIQATCATSGDGLYEGLDWLSNQLRNQK; from the exons atgggaaatatttttgctaaCCTCTTCAAAGGCCTTTTTGGCAAAAAAGAAATGCGCATTCTAATGGTTGGCCTGGATGCTGCAGGAAAGACAACTATTTTATACAAACTTAAACTTGGTGAAATAGTAACTACTATTCCTACTATAG GTTTCAATGTGGAAACGGTAGAATACAAGAACATCAGCTTCACAGTGTGGGACGTGGGTGGTCAGGACAAGATCAGACCCCTGTGGCGCCACTACTTCCAGAACACACAAG GTCTGATTTTTGTGGTTGACAGCAATGACAGAGAACGTGTGAACGAGGCCAGAGAAGAGCTTATGAGAATGTTGGCAGAAGATGAGCTCAGAGATGCTGTTTTATTAGTGTTTGCTAACAAACAG GACCTGCCGAACGCCATGAATGCAGCAGAAATCACAGACAAACTCGGACTGCATTCTCTTCGTCACAGGAACTGGTACATCCAGGCCACCTGTGCCACTAGTGGAGACGGTCTCTATGAAGGACTGGACTGGTTGTCCAATCAGCTCAGAAACCAGAAATGA